A region of Haloplanus sp. XH21 DNA encodes the following proteins:
- a CDS encoding DUF7127 family protein, translating to MVRQQYTGKDGQFVRRYDYEDQWLIAADIGVDDDRLDIDIVDETAIVVVNGETEAEFDLPGSAESVDTNHGILVVEGDR from the coding sequence ATGGTTAGACAGCAATACACCGGTAAGGACGGGCAGTTCGTTCGTCGGTACGACTACGAAGATCAGTGGCTGATCGCGGCCGACATCGGTGTCGACGACGACCGCCTGGACATCGACATCGTCGACGAGACGGCGATCGTCGTCGTCAACGGGGAGACCGAGGCGGAGTTCGACCTCCCTGGCTCGGCCGAGAGCGTCGACACGAACCACGGCATCCTCGTCGTGGAGGGTGACCGATGA
- a CDS encoding CDC48 family AAA ATPase — translation MKLVVKPLQQKDAGRGLAAIDRAAAAEMGLEVGDYIRIEGSDGTAIARVWPGLPEDQGSNVIRIDGQLRQQANVGIDDRVEVEKADVKQAASVTLALPQQIGIRGDVGHYLRDKLTDKPLTKGQTLRVPFGFGFMGGRQSKALPLKVADTEPSGTVVVTDSTEIEISEKPAEQIRESAGGEAGTEGPDVTYEDIGGLDRELEQVREMIELPMRHPELFRRLGIDPPKGVLLHGPPGTGKTLIAKAVANEIDASFHNISGPEIMSKYYGESEEQLREVFEEAEENAPAIVFIDEIDSIAPKRGEAGGDVERRVVAQLLSLMDGLEERGEVVVIGATNRVDAIDPALRRGGRFDREIEIGVPDRDGRREILQVHTRNMPLADDVDVDSFAESTHGYVGADIESLAKEAAMNALRRIRPEIDLEEDEIDAEILESLEVDKDDFQEALKGIEPSALREVFVEVPDITWNDVGGLEDTKERLRETIQWPLDYPEVFEAMDMESAKGVLMYGPPGTGKTLLAKAVANEAESNFISVKGPELLDKYVGESEKGVREIFSKARENAPTVIFFDEIDAIATERGRNSGDSGVSERVVSQLLTELDGLETLEDVVVIATSNRPDLIDSALLRPGRLDRHIHVPVPDEEARRAILEVHTRDKPLADDVDLDSLARRTENYVGADIEALCREASMAASREFINSVSPEEIGESLGNVRITMDHFERALQEVTPSVTEETQERYREIEQRFTNEEIEGPQETSRTFH, via the coding sequence ATGAAACTCGTCGTCAAACCCCTTCAGCAGAAAGACGCCGGTCGCGGCCTGGCCGCCATCGACCGCGCGGCCGCCGCCGAGATGGGTCTCGAAGTCGGTGATTACATCCGCATCGAGGGCTCGGACGGCACCGCCATCGCCCGCGTCTGGCCCGGCCTCCCCGAGGACCAGGGCTCCAACGTCATCCGCATCGACGGCCAGCTTCGCCAGCAGGCCAACGTTGGCATCGACGACCGCGTCGAGGTCGAGAAAGCGGACGTGAAACAGGCCGCGAGCGTCACGCTCGCGCTCCCCCAGCAGATCGGTATTCGCGGCGACGTCGGCCACTACCTCCGCGATAAGCTCACCGACAAGCCCCTGACCAAGGGTCAGACCCTCCGGGTCCCCTTCGGCTTCGGCTTCATGGGCGGTCGCCAGAGCAAGGCGCTCCCGCTGAAGGTCGCCGACACCGAGCCCTCGGGCACGGTCGTCGTCACCGATTCGACCGAAATCGAGATCAGCGAGAAGCCCGCGGAGCAGATCCGCGAATCCGCCGGCGGCGAGGCGGGGACCGAAGGTCCCGACGTGACCTACGAGGACATCGGCGGCCTCGACCGCGAACTCGAACAGGTTCGCGAGATGATCGAACTGCCGATGCGCCACCCCGAACTGTTCCGGCGGCTCGGCATCGACCCGCCGAAGGGCGTGCTCCTGCACGGCCCGCCGGGCACGGGGAAGACGCTTATCGCCAAAGCCGTCGCCAACGAGATCGACGCCTCCTTCCACAACATCAGTGGGCCGGAGATCATGTCGAAATACTACGGCGAGAGCGAGGAGCAGCTCCGCGAGGTGTTCGAGGAGGCCGAGGAGAACGCACCCGCTATCGTCTTCATCGACGAAATCGACTCCATCGCGCCCAAGCGCGGTGAAGCCGGCGGCGACGTCGAACGCCGCGTGGTCGCCCAACTGCTCAGCCTGATGGACGGCCTCGAAGAGCGTGGCGAAGTCGTGGTCATCGGCGCGACCAACCGCGTCGACGCCATCGACCCCGCGCTCCGTCGTGGCGGCCGGTTCGACCGCGAAATCGAAATCGGCGTCCCGGACCGCGACGGCCGCCGCGAGATCCTGCAGGTCCACACCCGCAACATGCCGCTCGCGGACGACGTCGATGTCGACTCGTTCGCGGAGTCCACCCACGGCTACGTCGGTGCCGACATCGAAAGCCTCGCGAAGGAGGCCGCGATGAACGCGCTCCGGCGCATCCGCCCCGAAATCGACCTCGAGGAGGACGAAATCGACGCGGAAATCCTCGAATCGCTCGAGGTGGACAAGGACGACTTCCAGGAGGCGCTGAAAGGCATCGAGCCCTCGGCGCTCCGCGAGGTGTTCGTGGAAGTGCCCGACATCACCTGGAACGACGTCGGTGGCCTCGAAGACACCAAAGAGCGCCTCCGCGAGACCATCCAGTGGCCGCTGGACTACCCCGAAGTGTTCGAAGCCATGGACATGGAGTCCGCGAAGGGCGTGCTCATGTACGGCCCGCCGGGCACGGGAAAGACCCTGCTCGCGAAGGCCGTCGCCAACGAGGCCGAATCCAACTTCATCTCCGTGAAGGGGCCGGAACTGCTCGACAAGTACGTCGGGGAGAGCGAGAAGGGCGTGCGCGAGATCTTCAGCAAGGCTCGCGAGAACGCCCCGACCGTCATCTTCTTCGACGAGATCGACGCCATCGCGACCGAGCGCGGCCGCAACAGCGGTGACTCGGGCGTCTCCGAGCGCGTCGTCTCCCAGCTGTTGACGGAGCTCGACGGCCTGGAAACCTTAGAGGACGTGGTCGTCATCGCCACCTCGAACCGGCCCGACCTCATCGACTCGGCGCTCCTGCGCCCGGGTCGTCTGGACCGCCACATCCACGTGCCCGTCCCCGACGAGGAGGCCCGCCGGGCGATCCTCGAGGTCCACACCCGCGACAAGCCGCTCGCCGACGACGTCGACCTCGACAGTCTCGCCCGCCGGACCGAGAACTACGTCGGCGCCGACATCGAGGCGCTCTGCCGCGAGGCCTCGATGGCCGCCAGCCGGGAGTTCATCAACAGCGTCTCGCCCGAGGAAATCGGCGAGTCGCTCGGCAACGTCCGCATCACGATGGACCACTTCGAGCGGGCGCTCCAGGAAGTGACGCCGAGCGTCACCGAAGAGACCCAGGAGCGCTACCGCGAGATCGAACAGCGGTTCACGAACGAGGAGATCGAAGGGCCGCAGGAAACCAGCCGGACGTTCCACTAA